From Deltaproteobacteria bacterium, a single genomic window includes:
- a CDS encoding HAD hydrolase-like protein codes for MHRYDVITFDCYGTLIDWIGGITTAIEAAACSAGLVIERTAIFPAYLRAEAQVEQLSYRPYREVLAECARRVAAELGWTLPAAQSGLLAESVPQWRPFPDTNPALERLHTAGYRLGIISNVDDDLLAATRRHFRTDFAFLVTAQRVGSYKPAHAHFLEARRRIAAGGAGTRWLHAAQSYYHDVVPACALGIPVAWVNRHHEALAPGAAHPLHEVPDLAHLAAWLAP; via the coding sequence ATGCACCGCTATGATGTAATAACGTTCGACTGTTACGGTACACTGATCGATTGGATCGGGGGCATCACCACGGCGATCGAAGCGGCCGCGTGCAGCGCCGGTCTGGTCATAGAGCGCACGGCGATCTTCCCCGCCTATCTGCGGGCCGAGGCGCAGGTGGAGCAGCTCTCGTACCGCCCCTACCGCGAGGTGCTCGCCGAGTGCGCACGGCGGGTGGCGGCGGAGTTGGGCTGGACCCTGCCGGCGGCGCAGTCCGGGTTGCTCGCCGAGAGCGTACCCCAATGGCGGCCGTTTCCCGACACCAACCCGGCGCTCGAGCGCTTGCACACTGCGGGCTACCGGCTCGGCATTATCTCGAATGTGGACGACGATCTGCTCGCTGCCACTCGGCGCCATTTCAGGACCGATTTTGCTTTCCTCGTGACCGCTCAGCGAGTGGGCTCGTACAAACCCGCCCACGCTCACTTCCTCGAAGCTCGCCGGCGCATCGCCGCCGGCGGCGCGGGCACGCGCTGGCTCCACGCAGCGCAGAGCTACTACCACGACGTTGTGCCGGCGTGCGCGCTCGGGATCCCGGTGGCCTGGGTCAACCGCCACCACGAGGCTTTGGCACCTGGGGCGGCGCACCCGCTGCATGAGGTGCCGGACCTCGCGCACTTAGCCGCCTGGCTCGCGCCCTAG
- a CDS encoding nitroreductase family deazaflavin-dependent oxidoreductase, whose translation MSNQKPRAFTRREERIGSVIVRVAAQLNTWLYRASGGRVAGRFPGGAPVLLLTTIGRRSGRRQTAPLLYLEDGLRYVVVASKGGMSHHPLWFKNLEANPRVEVEVGRRKLMAAARRATAEEKAVLWPRLVAMYPSYAAYQARTEREIPVVILTPQPAGV comes from the coding sequence ATGTCTAATCAGAAGCCCCGAGCATTCACACGCCGCGAAGAGCGCATCGGCAGCGTCATCGTGCGAGTGGCAGCGCAACTGAATACCTGGCTCTACCGCGCCAGCGGCGGCCGGGTTGCGGGGCGCTTTCCCGGTGGGGCGCCGGTGCTGTTGTTGACCACCATCGGCCGGCGCTCCGGCCGGCGGCAGACCGCGCCGCTGCTCTACCTCGAAGACGGCCTCAGGTATGTCGTAGTGGCCTCGAAGGGAGGGATGTCGCACCATCCGCTCTGGTTCAAGAACCTCGAAGCCAATCCCCGGGTCGAAGTCGAGGTCGGCAGGCGCAAGCTAATGGCGGCGGCGCGGCGCGCCACGGCTGAGGAGAAGGCCGTGCTCTGGCCGCGGCTGGTGGCCATGTATCCGAGCTACGCCGCCTATCAGGCGCGCACCGAGCGCGAGATCCCGGTGGTCATTCTCACGCCGCAGCCGGCCGGCGTCTGA
- a CDS encoding dual specificity protein phosphatase family protein: MLRELWRLYESTGRPGGRPNLTRIIPNLLVGEYPTPDDAAWLCSEHQVTAVFNLQDDADLAGKGLDLRDLQRAYREHHLGFHRVPIPDGDMDILAARLDRIVGLLGQLLAGEHCVYLHCNAGRNRAPTVAIAYLHVHGGLPLAAARDFVKERRPCVPYMQVLKAHYG, from the coding sequence ATGCTCAGAGAGCTGTGGCGCTTGTACGAATCGACCGGCCGCCCGGGAGGACGGCCGAATCTGACGCGGATCATCCCCAATTTACTGGTGGGCGAATACCCGACACCCGACGACGCGGCTTGGTTATGTAGCGAACACCAAGTGACGGCGGTGTTCAACCTGCAAGACGACGCCGATCTCGCCGGCAAGGGCTTGGACCTGCGCGATTTGCAGCGCGCCTACCGCGAGCACCATCTCGGCTTCCATCGCGTTCCCATCCCCGACGGCGACATGGACATCCTGGCCGCGCGTCTCGATCGCATCGTCGGCTTGCTCGGCCAGCTGCTTGCCGGCGAGCACTGCGTCTACCTCCACTGCAACGCCGGGCGCAATCGCGCGCCGACGGTGGCGATCGCGTATCTCCACGTGCACGGCGGCCTGCCGCTTGCCGCCGCGCGCGACTTCGTCAAAGAGCGCCGCCCCTGTGTGCCGTACATGCAGGTGCTGAAGGCGCACTACGGTTAG
- a CDS encoding endonuclease III has product MRAAFDIDVVLAILRRAYKTWNAPIVTLLAQETRDPFQVLISCLLSLRTKDETTGPASQRLFALAHTAPAMLQLSPRQLEHAIYPVGFYRTKARTIRALCQRLVNEFGGRVPDDLDTLLSFNGVGRKTANLVLTQGFAKPGICVDTHVHRISNRWNYVRTKTPHDSEMALRRKLPRQYWIAYNDLLVAFGQTICKPTSPWCSRCPIENYCPKRGVTRSR; this is encoded by the coding sequence ATGCGCGCCGCTTTCGATATCGACGTCGTCCTCGCCATTTTGCGGCGCGCCTACAAGACTTGGAATGCACCGATTGTGACATTGCTGGCACAGGAGACCCGCGATCCCTTTCAGGTCTTGATCTCGTGCCTGCTGAGTCTGCGCACCAAGGACGAGACCACCGGGCCGGCCTCGCAGCGCCTGTTTGCCCTGGCCCACACCGCGCCGGCGATGCTGCAGCTGAGCCCGCGCCAGCTCGAGCACGCCATCTACCCGGTCGGCTTCTATCGCACCAAGGCGCGCACCATCCGCGCGCTGTGCCAGCGGCTGGTCAACGAGTTCGGCGGCCGTGTGCCCGATGATCTCGACACCCTGCTCAGCTTCAATGGGGTGGGCCGCAAGACCGCCAATCTGGTGCTGACCCAGGGTTTTGCCAAGCCCGGCATCTGCGTCGACACCCACGTGCATCGCATCTCCAACCGCTGGAACTACGTGCGCACCAAGACGCCGCACGACAGCGAGATGGCGCTGCGGCGCAAGCTGCCGCGCCAGTACTGGATCGCCTACAACGACCTGCTGGTGGCGTTCGGTCAGACGATCTGCAAACCGACTTCCCCGTGGTGCAGCCGCTGCCCGATCGAGAACTACTGTCCCAAGCGGGGTGTGACCCGCTCGCGCTGA
- a CDS encoding tetratricopeptide repeat protein: MTKDRLRLWALAGMVAGLVVTVHWPVLSATAMSFDDQQYVLHNRLVLNPSLVSAARFMGEVRDPSTVHGYYQPLAMISLMLDAAAGGRPDYFRPFHRTSLALHVLNTLLVMAIVQALFGQPYVAAAVALLFGLHPLTVEPIAWVGERKTPLAAFFALSAIATYIGYARARSSLRLAATALLYVLALLSKPTSTPLPVILLLLDWWPLRRLSGRALLEKLPLFALGGLSAIITVVSQTASAITILPGEYPPLRIPLVLCHNVIFYLHKLLWPTGLSPHYAFPEPMSLAHGAVAAGVIGSVMLAAVLLLSLRWTRAWLAGWLIFFAAALPTMGVIGFTDVIAADKFAYLPAIGLLAALAATAGELWRHAGARLRGVLVVVLLVALAAEARATRRQLGYWADSDTLSGRVVALAPQSPSARGLRGAVMFAAGRLEEAIEQYSAATSLRPEFAEAHHNLGAAIALKGDLDTAIVEYREAIRYSREPNPDVHYDLGTALALSGELGEAIEQFRQALRLNPELPEVHFNLAIALAQTGRPADSAAHLREALRLRPGWPEAEHSLAAVLAQ, from the coding sequence ATGACCAAGGACCGGCTGCGCCTGTGGGCGCTGGCCGGCATGGTCGCCGGCCTGGTGGTGACGGTGCACTGGCCGGTGCTGTCAGCGACCGCGATGTCGTTCGACGATCAGCAGTACGTGCTGCACAACCGCCTGGTGCTGAACCCGAGCCTGGTCTCCGCTGCCCGCTTTATGGGCGAAGTGCGTGATCCCTCCACGGTGCACGGCTATTACCAGCCGCTGGCAATGATCTCGCTGATGCTCGATGCCGCTGCCGGCGGGCGTCCGGACTATTTTCGGCCGTTCCATCGCACCAGCCTGGCTTTGCATGTACTGAACACGCTGCTGGTCATGGCGATCGTGCAGGCGCTGTTCGGCCAACCGTACGTGGCAGCGGCCGTTGCACTGCTGTTCGGTTTGCATCCGCTGACGGTGGAGCCGATCGCATGGGTGGGCGAGCGCAAGACCCCGCTGGCGGCCTTCTTCGCCTTGTCGGCGATCGCCACCTACATCGGTTACGCCCGCGCGCGCTCGTCGCTGCGGCTGGCCGCCACGGCCTTGCTCTACGTGCTGGCTTTGCTGTCCAAGCCGACGAGCACGCCGCTGCCGGTGATACTGCTGCTGCTGGACTGGTGGCCGCTGCGGCGGTTGAGCGGCCGAGCGCTGCTGGAAAAACTGCCGCTGTTCGCGCTCGGCGGTCTCTCGGCCATCATTACCGTGGTGTCGCAGACGGCCTCGGCCATCACCATCCTGCCGGGCGAGTATCCGCCGCTGCGCATCCCGCTGGTGCTTTGTCACAACGTTATCTTCTATCTTCACAAATTGCTTTGGCCCACAGGGTTGTCGCCCCACTATGCGTTCCCCGAGCCGATGTCGCTGGCGCACGGCGCCGTGGCCGCGGGTGTGATCGGCTCGGTGATGCTGGCGGCGGTGCTGCTGCTGTCGTTGCGCTGGACCCGCGCGTGGCTGGCCGGCTGGCTGATTTTTTTTGCTGCCGCCCTGCCCACCATGGGGGTGATTGGTTTCACCGATGTGATCGCGGCGGACAAGTTTGCCTACCTGCCGGCAATCGGCTTGCTGGCGGCGCTCGCCGCCACCGCCGGAGAGCTCTGGCGTCACGCCGGCGCGCGGCTGCGCGGCGTCCTGGTGGTTGTGCTGCTGGTGGCACTGGCGGCCGAGGCGCGCGCCACCCGGCGCCAGCTCGGCTATTGGGCCGACAGCGACACGCTCTCCGGCCGCGTCGTTGCGCTGGCGCCGCAGTCGCCGAGTGCGCGCGGGTTGCGCGGCGCCGTCATGTTCGCCGCCGGGCGCCTCGAGGAGGCAATCGAGCAGTACTCCGCCGCTACCAGCCTTCGGCCCGAGTTTGCCGAGGCCCACCACAACCTCGGCGCCGCTATCGCGCTCAAAGGCGATTTGGATACCGCCATCGTCGAATACCGCGAAGCCATCCGTTACTCCCGGGAGCCCAACCCGGATGTCCACTACGATCTTGGTACCGCACTCGCCCTGAGCGGCGAGCTCGGGGAGGCGATTGAGCAGTTCCGCCAGGCCCTGCGGCTGAACCCGGAGCTGCCCGAGGTGCACTTCAACCTCGCCATCGCACTGGCGCAGACGGGGAGGCCGGCGGACAGCGCGGCTCACTTGCGCGAAGCCTTGCGACTACGCCCAGGTTGGCCGGAGGCTGAACACAGCTTGGCCGCGGTCCTGGCGCAGTAA